A window of the Diabrotica undecimpunctata isolate CICGRU chromosome 1, icDiaUnde3, whole genome shotgun sequence genome harbors these coding sequences:
- the LOC140445065 gene encoding uncharacterized protein — protein sequence MAYKLLCVAVAVASIAVVSSKKSCWGHKLIPEVKELFPYCKDIITTNSMFEIEGLNIDTKDSSEILCQNIRKWLDESNSDVGKISQFNVCMSQSNDGLEFYQMKKVFECLRILNNPVFEKNAKEIVYDHIADRRIFRSVMNYLNQEKTEENQKSVNDFLGCINFQPDSVFNRHN from the exons ATGGCGTACAAACTGTTATGTGTTGCGGTTGCAGTGGCCTCTATTGCAG ttGTCTCGTCCAAAAAAAGCTGCTGGGGCCACAAGTTGATACCAGAAGTAAAAGAGTTATTCCCCTACTGCAAAGACATTATTACCACCAACTCTATGTTTGAAATTGAAGGTTTGAACATTGATACCAAAGATTCTTCCGAGATACTGTGCCAGAATATAAGAAAGTGGCTAGATGAATCAAATAGCGATGTAGGCAAAATATCACAATTTAACGTTTGTATGTCACAAAGTAATGATGGACTTGAGTTTTATCAAATGAAG aAAGTTTTCGAGTGCCTTCGGATCCTTAACAATCCAGTCTTCGAGAAAAACGCCAAAGAAATCGTGTACGACCACATCGCAGATAGAAGAATCTTCAGATCTGTAATGAATTATTTAAACCAAGAGAAGACTGAAGAGAACCAAAAATCTGTGAATGATTTTCTAGGTTGTATCAATTTCCAACCAGATAGTGTGTTCAATCGTCATAATTAA